The sequence below is a genomic window from Desulfobacterales bacterium.
TGAACTCTCGAATCAATTTGTTAAAGATCCCATGAAGATTGTTAAGGTTCACCAGAAAGTACGGGTAACAGTTTTGGCTGTGGACCTGAAACGGAACAGGATATCGCTATCCATGAAAGATGTTTCCAAAAATCAAAGCCGGCCGCAACACCACCGTTCGGGCCAACTTGACAAGGGCAACACAAAACAACAAAAGAAGGTGCCATTTCATAATCCATTTTCTGATCTTTTAGATAAAACTTCAAAAAATTAATTTAAAACACAAAGCGTTCTGCCCAAAAGGGGACAATAATGAGAGCCGTCGTTCAGCGCGTCTGTGAAAGCAGTGTTATCGTAGAAAATGAAGTGATTGCAAAAATCGGCCATGGCCTCCTGGTTTTACTCGGAATTGCAAAAGGAGACGAGACCTCCGACGCTGATTATCTTGCCGATAAAATTATAAACTTAAGAATTTTTGAAGACGAAAATAGCAAGATGAACCGATCCCTTTATGAAATTGGCGCAGAGTTGCTGGTTGTTTCTCAATTTACCTTGCTGGGGGATTGCCGCAGAGGAAGACGACCCTCATTTATAGATGCCGCCGAACCTGAAGTCGCCGATAGGTTATACGCATACTTTGTCGATAAGGTCCGCCAGAAAGGGGTAGGCGTTCAAACCGGCCGCTTTCGCGCGATGATGGCGGTTTCTCTGATCAATGACGGTCCTGTCACACTTATTCTTGATAGCAAACCCTTATAATCTCTTGAACCGATTCATTTTTATTCATTAGGATGACAACATGAAAAACATAAT
It includes:
- the dtd gene encoding D-aminoacyl-tRNA deacylase yields the protein MRAVVQRVCESSVIVENEVIAKIGHGLLVLLGIAKGDETSDADYLADKIINLRIFEDENSKMNRSLYEIGAELLVVSQFTLLGDCRRGRRPSFIDAAEPEVADRLYAYFVDKVRQKGVGVQTGRFRAMMAVSLINDGPVTLILDSKPL